One stretch of Halobacillus litoralis DNA includes these proteins:
- the murB gene encoding UDP-N-acetylmuramate dehydrogenase translates to MNKKQKIYNKLLELVKEENVKVDEMLRDHLYTKLGGKADFFITPTSYEEVQNVVKLSNEDNIPFTLLGNGSNLIIKDGGIRGIVINLKHLDTIYSEGNTVVAQSGARIIDASRYALDKNLSGLEFACGIPGTVGGALYMNAGAYGGEIKDVLDYAYVVDKHGNLVKRLAAELDLDYRTSNISANGDIVVEATFHLKPAKYDEIKEVMDDLTYKRESKQPLEYPSCGSVFKRPPGYFAGKLIQDSDLQGTNIGGAEVSKKHAGFIINKDNATTSDYISLIEHVQKTVKEKFGVDLEREVRIIGDDKD, encoded by the coding sequence ATGAATAAGAAGCAAAAGATCTATAATAAATTGTTGGAACTCGTAAAAGAAGAAAATGTGAAAGTGGATGAAATGTTGAGAGACCACTTGTACACAAAGCTTGGCGGAAAAGCCGACTTTTTCATTACTCCAACATCCTACGAAGAAGTTCAAAATGTCGTTAAACTTTCGAATGAAGACAACATTCCTTTCACTTTGCTTGGAAATGGATCCAACTTAATCATCAAAGATGGCGGCATCCGCGGAATCGTCATCAATTTAAAACATCTGGATACCATTTATTCTGAAGGCAACACAGTGGTCGCCCAAAGCGGTGCCCGTATCATTGATGCCTCTCGTTACGCTCTTGATAAGAATTTATCCGGATTAGAGTTTGCCTGCGGAATCCCTGGAACTGTCGGAGGGGCTTTGTACATGAATGCAGGTGCATATGGTGGAGAAATCAAAGATGTACTTGATTACGCGTATGTGGTAGATAAACATGGAAATCTCGTGAAACGTCTCGCCGCTGAACTGGATCTTGATTATCGAACAAGTAATATTTCTGCTAATGGAGATATCGTAGTAGAGGCCACCTTCCATCTGAAACCTGCGAAATATGATGAAATTAAAGAAGTGATGGACGACTTAACCTATAAGCGTGAATCTAAACAACCACTTGAATATCCGTCATGCGGAAGTGTCTTCAAACGACCTCCAGGATATTTCGCTGGGAAGCTTATTCAAGACAGCGACCTTCAAGGGACCAACATTGGTGGTGCCGAAGTTTCTAAAAAGCATGCTGGGTTTATCATTAACAAAGATAATGCAACGACCTCTGATTACATCTCTCTGATTGAGCACGTTCAAAAAACGGTGAAAGAAAAATTCGGCGTCGATTTGGAAAGAGAAGTTCGGATTATCGGTGACGATAAAGACTAA
- a CDS encoding VOC family protein has translation MKHQATPYLTFNGNAKEALDYYKQIFHGDVINLQTFGEAEFETPKEMDERVMHAQFKKDALFFMVSDSITDQSVKTGSHIALVIECDSADEIQTYYDRLKEDGNVLMELQDTFWGAIYAKVKDPYGITWDLNYTKE, from the coding sequence ATGAAGCATCAAGCTACCCCTTATTTAACTTTTAACGGTAACGCAAAAGAGGCGCTGGATTATTACAAACAAATTTTCCATGGTGACGTTATCAATCTCCAAACCTTCGGAGAGGCAGAATTTGAAACACCGAAGGAAATGGACGAGCGAGTCATGCATGCTCAGTTCAAAAAAGATGCCTTGTTCTTTATGGTTTCTGATTCGATTACAGATCAAAGTGTTAAGACCGGGAGCCATATAGCCCTCGTCATAGAATGTGACAGTGCCGATGAAATTCAAACCTATTACGACCGATTAAAAGAGGACGGAAACGTATTGATGGAACTTCAGGATACCTTTTGGGGTGCGATCTACGCGAAAGTGAAAGACCCTTACGGAATAACTTGGGATTTGAACTATACAAAAGAATAA
- the ilvD gene encoding dihydroxy-acid dehydratase codes for MEKTKKDLRIRSKDISEGVNRVPNRSMLRAVGFTDEDFKKPMIGIASTWSEVTPCNVHIDKLAQEAKSGAGENGGAPMIFNTITVADGIAMGHEGMFYSLPSREVIADSIETVTNAERLDGLVAIGGCDKTTPGCLISIGRLNIPSVYVYGGTIQPVKLDGEDIDIVSSFEAVGKYHEGQIDDEQLHRVECHACPGAGACGGMYTANTMASAVEALGMSIPGSSSTPAVHDYKETECKQAGELVIELLEKEIYPRDIMTKEAFENAITVVMALGGSTNAFLHLLAMAHSAGVDLTLDDFERIRQEVPHIADMKPSGKYVMQDLYESGGVPAVMKLLLEEGLLHGECLTVTGKTVAENLAEVPSLKEGQKVIVPFDQPIKEKGPLVVLKGNLAPEGAVAKMSGQKISRFEGPARVYNSEDEATEAIVNDEIKEGDVLVVRNVGPKGGPGMPEMLSITAMIVGKGLGGKVALLTDGRFSGGSHGFVIGHVAPEAVVGGPIGLLQEGDTITIDSDTQQINFEVNDEEYERRKREWKRPEPKHKRGVLAKYARLVSSSSKGAVTDLDLDE; via the coding sequence ATGGAGAAAACAAAAAAAGATCTAAGAATAAGAAGTAAAGACATCAGTGAAGGCGTCAATCGAGTCCCGAACCGCTCGATGTTAAGAGCTGTTGGATTTACAGACGAAGATTTCAAAAAACCGATGATTGGAATTGCGAGTACGTGGAGTGAGGTTACTCCTTGCAATGTACATATCGATAAACTTGCGCAAGAAGCGAAAAGTGGAGCCGGTGAAAATGGTGGAGCACCGATGATTTTCAATACGATCACAGTAGCTGACGGTATCGCGATGGGACACGAGGGCATGTTTTATTCTCTGCCAAGCCGTGAAGTAATTGCGGATTCCATCGAAACTGTGACCAATGCTGAAAGATTGGATGGTCTGGTTGCCATTGGCGGCTGCGACAAAACAACACCAGGCTGTTTGATTTCCATTGGCCGTCTGAACATTCCTTCGGTGTATGTATATGGAGGAACCATTCAACCAGTAAAGCTTGATGGAGAGGATATTGACATTGTATCGTCGTTTGAAGCCGTAGGGAAGTACCATGAAGGACAAATTGACGATGAACAACTGCACAGAGTTGAATGTCATGCCTGTCCTGGAGCAGGTGCTTGTGGTGGAATGTACACAGCAAACACAATGGCTTCTGCAGTAGAAGCTTTAGGAATGAGCATTCCTGGATCTTCCTCTACACCAGCGGTTCACGATTATAAAGAAACGGAATGTAAGCAAGCGGGCGAGCTTGTCATTGAGCTGCTCGAAAAAGAGATTTATCCTCGTGACATCATGACCAAAGAAGCATTTGAAAATGCGATCACCGTCGTTATGGCCCTAGGGGGATCGACAAATGCATTCCTTCACCTCCTTGCTATGGCCCATTCTGCAGGAGTGGATTTGACACTAGATGACTTTGAGCGCATCAGACAGGAAGTCCCTCATATTGCAGATATGAAGCCAAGTGGAAAATATGTAATGCAGGATTTGTATGAAAGTGGCGGCGTTCCGGCTGTTATGAAATTGCTCCTTGAGGAAGGTTTATTGCACGGGGAATGCCTTACAGTCACCGGGAAAACGGTCGCTGAAAACTTGGCAGAAGTTCCTTCACTCAAAGAAGGCCAAAAGGTCATTGTTCCTTTTGACCAGCCGATTAAAGAAAAAGGACCACTCGTCGTCTTGAAAGGCAATCTGGCTCCAGAAGGGGCTGTAGCTAAAATGTCCGGCCAGAAAATCAGCCGTTTCGAAGGACCAGCGCGGGTGTACAACAGTGAAGATGAAGCGACGGAAGCAATCGTTAACGATGAAATCAAAGAAGGAGATGTTCTCGTCGTGCGAAACGTAGGTCCAAAAGGAGGACCCGGCATGCCTGAGATGCTTTCTATTACAGCCATGATCGTTGGGAAAGGGCTCGGTGGAAAGGTTGCGCTGCTTACGGATGGTCGTTTCTCAGGTGGATCACATGGTTTCGTAATCGGTCACGTGGCTCCTGAAGCAGTAGTGGGCGGTCCTATCGGGCTGCTTCAAGAAGGGGATACCATCACGATCGATAGTGATACGCAGCAAATTAACTTTGAAGTTAATGATGAAGAATATGAGCGCAGGAAGCGGGAGTGGAAACGTCCAGAACCTAAGCATAAAAGGGGCGTGCTGGCGAAGTATGCCAGACTCGTATCTTCTTCTTCCAAAGGTGCCGTTACAGACTTGGACCTTGATGAATAA
- a CDS encoding histidine phosphatase family protein, protein MAVHHGIKKKRAQGSSDIPLDEEGKADARKLAERLHKETWDVLYSSPLKRAKQTAEFISGKVGLTIQFDSRIEEASGGQIEGTTEPERIERWGEDWRSKELGIETPESVVSRGMSFVDDVLKKHKGKKVIVVSHGALISHLLRELDSENVGDEHMKNTSLSEVHFREGQWVCDRFNCTIHLD, encoded by the coding sequence ATGGCAGTACACCATGGAATAAAGAAAAAAAGAGCTCAGGGAAGCTCTGATATTCCTTTAGATGAAGAAGGAAAGGCAGACGCTCGTAAATTAGCTGAGCGCTTACATAAGGAAACTTGGGATGTGCTTTATTCAAGCCCTTTGAAGAGAGCGAAGCAGACAGCGGAATTCATCAGTGGAAAAGTAGGATTGACCATCCAATTTGACTCTCGAATAGAAGAAGCCAGTGGTGGTCAGATAGAAGGAACTACAGAACCTGAAAGAATCGAAAGATGGGGAGAGGACTGGCGTTCTAAGGAATTGGGCATTGAAACCCCTGAGAGTGTTGTTTCGAGGGGAATGTCGTTTGTGGATGATGTTTTGAAAAAGCATAAAGGGAAGAAAGTTATTGTTGTTAGTCATGGTGCTTTAATCAGCCATTTATTGAGGGAACTGGACAGTGAAAATGTTGGTGATGAACATATGAAAAACACTTCTTTATCAGAAGTTCATTTTAGAGAGGGACAATGGGTTTGTGATCGTTTTAATTGTACGATCCATTTGGATTGA
- a CDS encoding DUF1540 domain-containing protein, whose protein sequence is MALDVKCEVRNCVHNNDGISCGAEEIYVVSHKGKKANHSEETDCKTFEPANV, encoded by the coding sequence ATGGCGCTGGATGTAAAATGTGAAGTTCGAAACTGTGTGCATAACAATGACGGAATTTCCTGCGGAGCGGAGGAGATTTACGTTGTCAGTCATAAAGGTAAAAAAGCGAACCACAGTGAAGAAACGGATTGTAAAACATTTGAACCTGCAAATGTGTAA
- a CDS encoding lactoylglutathione lyase family protein, whose translation MYPYPRSFSHIGLSVPNLEKAIEFYTELFGWYVIMEPSDVHNDDTPVGQMCRDVFGNDWETFRIAHLSTGDKIGIELFEFPHQEDPENNFEYWKTGIFHFCIQDPNIEDVVEKVKAKGGKQRMPIREYYPGEKPYKMVYVEDPFGNVFEIYTHSYELTYSKGAY comes from the coding sequence ATGTACCCATATCCAAGAAGTTTTTCACATATCGGTTTGTCTGTACCAAATTTAGAAAAAGCGATTGAGTTTTATACCGAGTTATTCGGGTGGTATGTCATTATGGAACCATCAGACGTCCATAACGATGATACACCAGTCGGTCAGATGTGCCGAGACGTTTTCGGCAACGACTGGGAGACATTTAGAATTGCTCACCTATCGACTGGAGATAAGATAGGCATTGAGCTTTTTGAGTTCCCACATCAGGAAGATCCGGAAAATAACTTCGAATATTGGAAAACAGGCATTTTCCATTTCTGTATCCAAGACCCGAATATTGAAGACGTTGTAGAGAAAGTGAAGGCCAAAGGCGGGAAACAGCGCATGCCTATTCGTGAATATTACCCCGGAGAAAAACCGTACAAGATGGTTTATGTTGAAGATCCTTTTGGTAATGTTTTCGAAATTTACACCCACAGTTATGAATTGACCTATTCCAAAGGGGCTTACTAA